The sequence GCAGCAGCTTGAGCGCCACCTCGCGCCGGAGCTTGGTATCGGTCGCCCGATACACCTCGCCCATGCCGCCCGCCCCCAGCGGCGCGATGACCTCGTAAGGACCCAGCCGATCCCCGGCAGACAGGCTCAAATCAGGATTTCCTTCGCGTGGAATTCGTGACGCGCGGGTCAGAGTACAACATTCCCGATGGAGGCGCAGGATCCCGCATCATCTATATAGCCACCGACGCTCCCACCCTCAGCGCCCGCTCCGAAGAGCTCGCAATCCAGAGAAGGGTTCGGCCACCGCATTTTATTCGCCAATAACTCGCGCTTCGCCGTCTTTCCGCAATTTTGCCGATGTCTCCTCACCCATGCGGCAAGCTTCTTCGGGAACGGCTCCCGGCAAGCGCTCTGATTCAAGAGAGTTGCTCACGCTGCGACACTCTTTCCACTTCGTGTGCCGGTGGCACATGCGTTGCTACGTGAGAATCTCGCTCGAAACAATACGATCGAGCGAGGAGCGCACCATGCGAAGAAACGTCTTGCTTGCGACCCTGACAACTATGGCTCTGCTGATCCTGAGCGCATCCATCGTCTCGCCGAGCACGGCAATCCCGTCCAAGGCGAAGGACGAGATCCAGTACCTCTATGTGAACGCTCTCGCCGGTGACGACGGAAATCCGTGCAACACGTCGGAACGTGCCTGCCGGTCCCTGCAGGCGGCTTTCGATCGGATCCCTCCGATCCTCAAGGAGGTGGTCGTGGTGAGCGTGGCCGCGGGAACCTACACGGGAGAAGCGGTCCTGATGGATCGCCTCTCGCCGAGAGACTTGCCCATCCACGTCATTGGAGAGAAAGGCGTCACCATTCTCGACGGACTCGGTGAGCTGGATACCGGGATTGCCGTGTATCGGGCGCCCCGGGTGACCTTGGCAGGCTTGAGCGTGACCGGCTTTCGCCGCGCGGGACTCTCCTTCGCCCATACCGCACCGATCGAGATCTCCACGACCCGGATCTTCTCCAACCTCGGGGTAGGAGTGCAGATTCAGAATACCGAGGCGGTCATGATGGAAAGCGTCGTGGATGCGAATGGCGGACACGGCATCCTGTGCGACGTCGGGCGCATCGATTTCAGCTCCCTGGAAGGGGGTAAAGGAATGTTCATCAGCCGCAACGGGGGCAATGGAGTGCGTGCGATTGGCTGCCATGCTATCTTCGATGCACCGGCCATGGTCTCCCTGAATCGGAGCGGCCTGGTGGCCGAGCACGGCGCCGAGATCAATCTGATGAGCCGCACCGACGTGCTGGTCACCGGAAACACCGCATCTTCGGGGGGCGTGATTCCACCTCCTGATCTTCCGCCAATCAAGCCCGTCCCCGATTCCCATCTCGGCCTGTGTGAATTGATCGCGGACAACCATGGATTGGTGGCCGGCTATCGCAACGCGCCGCTCGTAAGCGCGTGTGTCTGCCAGGAGTCTCACTTCGGCGTCTGTGAGCCTGACTGAACGATCGCTGCCTCGTTCGGGAGAGGGTCGGGGAAGCCTGATGGTGCCCGGCACTGCAGTTGCCGGTGCCGGCACGGGATGGCTGACTGCGACGCGTGCGCAGGGGGAGCCGGAGCCGCGAGGCTCTGACTCCCCCCCGATCTTGTGTCACCAGGCATCACCACCCAAACCACGATAGGTTTTTACTTCACCGTCTTCACCGAGACCGGGCCGCCCCAGGTGACTCTGGGGCTTTGCGGCCACGGCCGGTGACTACCAGTTTGCGAGACTCGGGCGCGCTGCTATATCGTTTCCGACGTCATGAGCTGGCCTCCTGGAACCAAGCTGGGACCTTACGAGATCATCGCGCCCCTGGGCGCCGGTGGGATGGGAGAGGTCCATCGGGCGCGCGACACGCGTTTGAACCGGGACGTCGCCATCAAGGCGATCCCGGCGACCCTGGCGGGCGACGAGACGCTCCGCCAGCGCTTCGAGCGCGAGGCGAAGGCGATCTCCTCGCTCAACCACCCGCACATCTGCACTCTGTACGACGTCGGCCGCGCCCCTATGGAAACAGCTCCGGGTGGCGCCCAGGTCGACTACCTCGTCATGGAGCTGCTGGAGGGGGAATCGCTGGCCGATCGGCTCGTGAAGGGGCCGATGCCAATTCACGAGGTCCTCAAGATCGGCGCCCAGATCGCGTCGGCCCTGGAGGCGGCGCACCGCCAGGGGATCATCCATCGCGACTTGAAGCCAGGCAACATAATGCTTACCAGGACGGGCGCCAAGCTGCTCGATTTCGGCCTGGCACGTACCGCCGCCGGCGCGCCGCCGCCGGTGAGTGCGGTAGTGGGCTCCTCGCAGGTGGCGACGGCGATGCAATCGGAGCGGCCGCTTACCGCCAAGGGGACGATTATCGGGACGTTTCAGTACATGGCGCCCGAGCAATTGGAGGGGACGGAGGCCGACGCCCGCACCGACATCTTCTCGCTGGGCGCGGTGCTGTACGAGATGGCCACAGGGAAGCGGGCCTTCCAGGGGGGCTCGATGACCAGCCTGATCGCCGCCATCGTCAGCTCCCAGCCGCCTCCTATAAAGATGATGGTCCCGGTGGCCCCGGCGGCGCTGGACCATGTGGTGAAGCGGTGTCTGGAGAAAGATCCGGCGGATCGGTGGCAAAGCGCCCACGACGTCGGGGCGGAGCTGCAATGGATTGCCGAGGCGGGCTCGCAGGCAGAGGCGGCGGCGCCGGTCGTCGTCCGTCGCAATACGCGCGAGGCGTTGGCCTGGGGACTGGCCGCGGCGCTGGGAGTGGCCGTTTTGGGACTGGCGCTGGGCTACCTGTGGCGCTCCGCGCCGGCGCCGATGGCCCCCGGCGCGTTTCGCGCCACGCTCCTGCCGCCGCCCGGGAATGTCGTGGTGCCATTCGACCTGTTTGGCCTGGCCCTGTCGCCTGATGGCAAAACGCTGGCGTTCGTTGCTTCCGCCGCCGACGGCCGCCGGCAGCTCTGGCTGCGCCGCCTCTCCGAGATGGAGGCCCGCGCCATCGGCGAGACGGCCGGCGCTTCGTATCCGTTCTGGTCTCCGGATGGCCGGAATCTCGCCTTTTTCGCCGAGGGGAAGCTCAAGACCATCGACCTGCGAGGCGGCTCGCCGCGGGTCCTCGCCGAAGCGCCCACCGGACGCGGCGGGGATTGGGGCGCCGACGGGACGATCCTCTTCGCGCCCAACCTCGAGTCTTCCATCCTGCGCGTCTCTTCCCGGGGCGGCGAGGCGAAGGCCGTGACCACCTACGACCCGAAAACGGAATCGACGCAACGCTGGCCGGTGTTCCTTCCCGATGGACGGCACTTTATCTATCTGTCGCGGGCGCGCGTCGGGGGACGGGATGAGGTC comes from Candidatus Polarisedimenticolia bacterium and encodes:
- a CDS encoding right-handed parallel beta-helix repeat-containing protein, with amino-acid sequence MRRNVLLATLTTMALLILSASIVSPSTAIPSKAKDEIQYLYVNALAGDDGNPCNTSERACRSLQAAFDRIPPILKEVVVVSVAAGTYTGEAVLMDRLSPRDLPIHVIGEKGVTILDGLGELDTGIAVYRAPRVTLAGLSVTGFRRAGLSFAHTAPIEISTTRIFSNLGVGVQIQNTEAVMMESVVDANGGHGILCDVGRIDFSSLEGGKGMFISRNGGNGVRAIGCHAIFDAPAMVSLNRSGLVAEHGAEINLMSRTDVLVTGNTASSGGVIPPPDLPPIKPVPDSHLGLCELIADNHGLVAGYRNAPLVSACVCQESHFGVCEPD
- a CDS encoding protein kinase, whose amino-acid sequence is MSWPPGTKLGPYEIIAPLGAGGMGEVHRARDTRLNRDVAIKAIPATLAGDETLRQRFEREAKAISSLNHPHICTLYDVGRAPMETAPGGAQVDYLVMELLEGESLADRLVKGPMPIHEVLKIGAQIASALEAAHRQGIIHRDLKPGNIMLTRTGAKLLDFGLARTAAGAPPPVSAVVGSSQVATAMQSERPLTAKGTIIGTFQYMAPEQLEGTEADARTDIFSLGAVLYEMATGKRAFQGGSMTSLIAAIVSSQPPPIKMMVPVAPAALDHVVKRCLEKDPADRWQSAHDVGAELQWIAEAGSQAEAAAPVVVRRNTREALAWGLAAALGVAVLGLALGYLWRSAPAPMAPGAFRATLLPPPGNVVVPFDLFGLALSPDGKTLAFVASAADGRRQLWLRRLSEMEARAIGETAGASYPFWSPDGRNLAFFAEGKLKTIDLRGGSPRVLAEAPTGRGGDWGADGTILFAPNLESSILRVSSRGGEAKAVTTYDPKTESTQRWPVFLPDGRHFIYLSRARVGGRDEVGRLMLASLDGSKPSLLIEDASNARYVEPGYLIYGRAATLYAWRFDAKSLRLEGEAAPIVPEKVSYMEPKNFVPFAAGGDGTLVFLPESRRATEMRWYDRQGRQIGSLGPPGYYVTPKLSPDGTKVAYMQSDANLLKSNIWVRELESSRTVRLSQQAGSYANPVWSPDGARIVFQCQPKGIMDLCVAPVGGGSGEPQVLYASVNSKAMGSWMPDGQRLVFSEQDPKTDMDIMMLPVGGGEPTPLVRTPFTELMAQVSSDGTRMAFTSNVSGRFEIYVRKLSGGEGQWQISTEGGRNPKWRADGRELFYEGPEGALMAVPWQDGPGTPAKLFNYPERTESLGSVLGDATHDGQRFLLNVPVTSLSTIGFHAITHWPSLSAAGK